From the genome of Triticum aestivum cultivar Chinese Spring chromosome 1A, IWGSC CS RefSeq v2.1, whole genome shotgun sequence:
CTCTTTCCTCTTCCTGTGAGTGTGCATTAGTTTAACACCGAATTGCATTTCAGTTACGTTCGCGTTCTTGACCCCTTCATAACCTCGCATATTAAGGTAGAATCGCTTAGTTTCAGCAACTTGACCTTTTGTTTTTGTTGTTGGTGAAGAGTATTAGCGCAATGTTtgataaatgaactgaataagtaTAGAAACAGTGATTCTGAAAGAGGTATGTTTATGTGCCTGATAAAAACATATTGGTGATTGGTGGAGATGGACTTGGGGTACTTATATACATATTCTGGATGCACTATTTCGTTTTCATCATTGAGCAGGCATCAAGGTAAGGCGGTTGAGTTCACCTGCACATCATGAAGGAAGGCATCAAGTTAACACCGTACACTGTGCCTATTACTTTACATTCATAAATAAGCATGTATATATATCTACAAGGTAGCAGTTAAAGGATGTTTACTGTCAGTTTAGACAAGCATGGTCAAGTCATTATAGTAATTTTAGTAGGAATTCTCTATTAATCGCTTAGTGGAATTAATCTGGTTGCACATGACAATTATAACCTGAAAGTTATCTTGATTATCTAAAAACAGTTTACATTTGAATTATTCTTCATAGTTCTTAAGTTGAGGTCCTGCATAGAGAACCAAAATGAAGTTAACATCTGCCGACATATGCATTTTTTCCAAGATGGCGAGAAACGAATGGTGAAAGCTGTATAGAGTTATCTAAAACTTTGGCCAGACCAGCAACAACTCTGAGTACGCTATCTAACCCATTTGCCctctccttgccttgatctcccaCCATTGGACTAAACTTTTAGACAAATTCAAAACCAAATTGAGTTAGGCGTTGTACCAGAGGGCATTCTATCCCAAATTCTTACCGGAGCCCGTTCCACTAGTTTTGTTTCACATTCGGAGGTTCAGAGGACATTCTATCCCAAATTCTGACCGGAGTCTGTACCACTAGTTTCGCCTCACATTCGGAGCAGTTCAGAGGACATTCTATCCCAAATTCTTACCGGAGCATGTTGCACTAGTTTTGCCTCACATTCGGAGCAGTCCGGGCTTGCAGTTTTCGTGGCCTGCTTCAATCAGAAGAAGCCAGCGAAGCAGTCCCAGCCTGTCCTTTCAGCTGACGCAGGCATGCTACAGTTACGATGAGAAGCTTTTGAAGAAGCACGCATGGCTATCTTCTCCTGAACTTTATGGGCCGATATGAACTGTAGAAGCCATGCCAGCAAGAGGATTTTGATGGTCTGTTCCAAGCGCAGAGTAGAGCCTGCCGTTCTTCCCTCTGCTAAAAGCTCAGAAATGGCTTTCCCATGCCTTCCCCTCCAGAGTTGAGAGCGAATCCATATGCCATGCCCACTAGCCACAGAAGATCCTTGGGAGTCTCTCAAGTGGTTTGCCTCTGCACACGGACGGGTCACATTCCTACCCAAGGAAATTCAGATAGCGTTACTCACACCAGCTGTGCTTTTTGGGGACTTGGCATGCGGTGAACGGAGAATCCCCTTTTGCACCTCATATCCAACTTCCGTGGCAACTTATCCTGCCGATGGAGTTTCAGTATAACTCATGGGGAATCAAGAATCTGGCCGTGGGTCTGAACCTGTTAAGAACGCAGCGTCTGATTTACACAGGATTCGTCTCTGGGTTTTTAGGAGGAATTCACGATCGACAGGGAGCCTTTCCTCCCGACCAATAGCACATGGTTATTCCCCATCCCCCACCCACCCCCCACACCCCCACGGAGCCCGATTCTGGACTCTAGAGCCCTGTATCATATTTTCTACTAAAACCTTtcaatattttagaattttatgagtatAAAATTTCAACATTCTTTTAGAACTATCTGAAAATAAGAACCTAGTGGTGATGCAAGTCATCTGAGCAAAAGAGAGGAAATCAAATCGCCAAAGGAAATTGTAAACTAACACGTACCTCCCGTCCTGCAATCGCACGTGcacctcatctttccagaggcGTAGCCGGTGGGAGAACAAAAAGTATTCAGTTCAGAGAAAAGTAAATATAATGCCCTAGGCCGTTTTTAGCCCCAAAAAAGTACTACCAAGTCCCCTTTCAAGGTCCTTGCAGCAGTATAATTCTTTTTTTCCGAATGATCTGCCTTTCCTACTAGATGAAAGGAGAGTTGTGAGAATAAAACACACCAGTTTAATGTTGGCTTTGATAAAAAAAATCATTAGGGTGAAATCCGACGGCATCCTTTGTTTTGATGTTTTGCATTCTCTGGTAAGCTTAGGAATTTAGTTTGtcatggttagggttagggttacgaTTCGATGGAGAGGAAAAGGTGTGCTTTGATTATGCGTGGCAATACTCGGTCGCGTCTTTGGCCAAGTGAGTAGAGCAGAGGGAGTTAATCGCATCCACGACCTAATGAGTTGATCGAGGGTGGTCGATGGCCGGCTACGGTGGCGATGACTCCTCTACGAGGAAAGCAAACATGCAATTTAGATGATTTTGCATACAGTGACATGTAGCGGAGGGGGGGAGGGGTCTCATCGATGTCGAAGGGGAGGTGAGGAGAGTTTAGAATATATCAGTTTGAATATTCGCTTTGATCAAAATCATCAGTGCGAACTCTAGTGGCTGTGGCATCCTTGTTTGCGAGTTGCCTTCTTTGCTGAGCTTACGACTTTTGGTTTATCCCAGTTAGGGTTAGGCCTCACCAGAGAAAAAAAAGCCACCCTTCAGCAATGCTTAGTTGCGTCTTTGGTTGAGTAGATAGAGCAAGAGGGAGGAGTTGGTCGAGGGCGGTTGGTTACGGTGGCGATGGTACCTCTTATCGAGAAGCAGACACACAATCTGGACAACCTTGCGGACAATGATATGTAGGGGTGGGTGAATGTCTTGTCAAAGCCATAGAAACACACAGGTGGAGACGATGCGATGCTAAGAATGATTCTTTGCTAACTCGGTTTGAATTGACTAGTAAATTGGTCGATAAATCTTTGCTAACTGGTATCTGCTTGGTTTGAATTGACTAGTTAATTGGTTGATAAATCGGTTAATCGACAAATTGGTGATCCATCGAGCATGGATTAATCGATCAGTTAATTGATTTGTTTGTTAATATTTTGTACACCGCTAAGAGGGGAGGACTGAAGGAAGCACGATCGGGGATGTCATCAACACGGCGATGAGTAGGGTTGGTTAGGGTTTGGGAGCAGAGTTGAATTTTTGTGTGATTATGGGGGAGTATTGATTGTTTGATTCAATGGCAACAAATAGCATCCTTTGCATCATATTTGGGCCTTTGCGCTTTTTAAATTACAAAACATGAGGAGTAGTAGCATCTTTTGCATCGTAGAGGGAGCGGCTCACTCGCCCATCATCGCTACCACCAACGAAGATTGTGGCATGCGGAGCGAGCGCTCGCTTTGCTCCCACCACCAAGTTCCTTGTCAGTCACCGCGGCCCCACATGTACTATATTCTTTCTGCAAAATCGAGATTTGAGCGGCGACGTGTCTAGCATTGTGACCGACTGGACCGGATTTCTTTTACCTCTCGGTCAGTTTGTCACGCATGCGCATGCTAATCAGTCAGAATTATTTACATTTTGCAGGGTCAGACCGTGGCCAATTATATAAATCAAAAACTAGTACTCTCcgtataagagcgtttttgacagtCATATATTGTTAAActctaattttaatttttatttgaATGGATTTCTTCGAAATACATGCGAATTCGTCCTTTGGATCTGGTTTCCTAGTGCTACTTCTTTTTTGTCGATACTTTTGTTTTGTTCTTGTGTTACATCTATTATTAGGAATGCGAATATAAATACGTGACCCTTTCGCATTGACTTGTTCCTGTTGCGTTTTTTCCGCATGGATGTGGTGTCGCGCTGTGTGCTAACGTGTGCCGCTGGTGACATGCCTTGCAGCTCGCCCGCTCAAGGGTCGGCAGAAGGTGCCGGAGAAGGAGAACGCCCCGGCCAGGGGCCGGAGGGGCGCCGCCGGCGCGGCCGCGAGGCTCATGGAGAAGATCATGCCCGGCGCGCCCGCCATCAAGCCCAAGGCCAGCAAGAAGGACCAGTACCTGCTCAAGCGCCGGGAAGACGCGCGCGTGCCGGCGCTGCCGCCAGCCGCGCTCCCGGACGCGGCTCCCGCCCCGGACGACGGTGGCCCGCCGCCTGGCTTCCCCCCGGCTGAGCCGCAGACGCCGCCGCTGCCCAGCAGCACCGGAGGCGCCGATGAGGAGGAGTTTATGCTGCAGAGACGCGCGCTCCCTCCCGCTGACCAGGCGAGCGACGGCGGGGCTACCGCGgacgccgcagccgccgccactgcgccGAACAAGGTGGCCAAGCCCAAGAAGGCCCGCAAGCGCGAGAGGGAGGAGCCTGCCGAAGACGTGGCCACCGCCGACGGcgagcccaagaagaagaagaaaaagaagaagctcgCTGAACTCAACGGCGGCGTGCCCTCTGCCGCcccctccggcgacggcggcggcgctacAAAGCCCGCAGCTTTCTCGCCCCCCAAGGTCGACCTTGACGGATTAGATCTGACACAGGTAATATCCGACCTTCAAAACCTTCCGCTGCTTCCCTTCTACGGCGCCGGCAGACGCATCTCTGACGCCTCTCACTCCTTCATCCTGGCGTTCCGCTCGAAACACTACAAAAAGAGCTATGAGAACGATCCGCCGGAAGAGACAAAGAAGGGCTTGGATAATAAGCCCAATGTcgttgctgccgccgccgccgtcgtctctgACGGCCAGCCCCCCAAACCGTTGAAGAAGAAGCCGGTCATGAGGCCCAGCGACCCCACCAGTGCTGGCGTCAAGCGCCCGCCGTCTGACCGCCAGGAGGAGATTGCCTCCAAGAAGAAAATCAAGCTGGACAAGATTAAGACTCTGGCCGCCGACAAGAAGGCCGGGCTGGAGCAGAAAGTCGTCACCGCCACCGCAGCTGCGGGAggcgggacgacggcggcggctcagcTGCGGCGGGCTGGCATGAAGGAGAAGGCTCTGGCGGCAGCCAAGAAgaaggtgccagcggcggcgcctgTGAAGAGGACGCCGTCGCCGACGGCGCTGATGATGAAGTTCCCGCTGAAGAGCACGCTGCCGTCGGTGGCCTCCCTCAAGGCGAGGTTCGCGCGCTTCGGGCCGCTCGACATCGACGGCATCCGCGTGTACTGGAAGTCCTACATGTGCCGGGTCATCTACAAGTTCCAGTCCGACGCGGAGGCCGCGCTCAAGTATGCCAAGGCCAACGCCATGTTCGGCCAGGTGGCCCCCAACTACTACCTGCGCGGCGTCGAGGGAGGGTCGGCCGGCGCCGACCCAGGGCCTGAGGCGGCCCCTCCGCAGCGCTCTGACCTGCGGCTCATGGAGACCACGCCGTTCAGGCCTGGGAGCTCCGGCAATGGCGCTCCGCTGACGCTGTCCAAGGCGGTGCCGGCGCGCATGTCGGTTGGGCTGCCCAAGTCAATCCTGAAGAAGAGCAACGACGAGGGCGGGTTGGCTGCGGCCAGCGCGCTCCGGGACTCCCCTCGGGTGAAATTCGTGCTGGACGGCGGGGACAGCATGCTCGAGCCACCTCCATTGCCAGCGAGCTTCGACGGAAACAATGGCCCGGACACTGCTGCACCAGTGAGCAAGATCGCGAGGTCGCTCGGCTTCGCACAGCCGCCTCTGCAGCCGCCGGCACGCCCTGCGCAGCCCAACATGCAGCCACTCATGCGCCCACAGCACCAGCAACTGCAGCCGCCACGCGCACCCGATTCACAGCCActcccaccaccgccgccgctgccatacCAGCCTCGCATCAACGAGCCATCGTCGTACCAGCAGCCCCGCATCAGCGAGCCATCGCCGTACCAGTCTCGCGTCAACGAGCCACAGATGTACCAGCCTCGTCGCACGGACGCGCCGCCAATTTTCAACATGCAGCCGCCGTACCAGCCTCGCCAGAGTGACGCGCCGCCACCGTTCAACATGCAGCCGCAGTACCAGCCTCGCCACAGCGACGGACCGCTCGCGCTCCCTGgacagccgccgctgccgccatacCCTCCCCGTGCCGGTTTCCCCGGACAGCAGTACTCTTCCCGCTCCGACGACATGCCGCCGGCTCGCTTCGACAACAACGCCGGCGGCAACACCATGCCGGTGTGGAAGAGGGGGCAGAAGGAGTTCGACGAGGAGCTGATGAGGGTGATGCTGGGGATCGCCAAGCTGGTGGAGCCATTGATGGACAAGAACGGCAACTTCCCCTACCACCTCTTCAGCCGGTCAGCGTGAGGCGGCAGCAGCTCCAGGGCAGAGCTCGCTGCGTTGTATCTGACTGCTGGGTCCCCGTGGCGCTGGCAGCACAGCAAGTGCGGTAGTAGTGCTAGTGACTTTGCCTCTCGAGAGAAGGACAACCAAGATGATGCCTCCCCTGTCATGTAGTGTATAATTACCTCTTGTTTTCTCCTTTGTCAGAGCGTGTATGAACTCTCTCGATTCTAGTCGTCATCAGACTGTCAATTAAGTTGTGGTTTAAGGACATCAAATTGCTGTTGTATGGTTTTTAAGTCGAAATTAGGGTTCTGTTTAGTGTCCCAAATGCTCGAACCTAGGCCAGCGcgaaaaatgtactactcccttcgATCCAAATTTGAGAAAACTACTCCCTTCAATCCAAAttactttttttaaaataaatatatCTAgcattaaaatacgtctagatacattcgttTGGGCAACAAATAATATGGATCAAAGAAAGTAGTAGTAGCGATTCCAACATTAGAAGTTCTCCATACGTACTCCGTTTTGTTATTTGTATATGTTATAGATGATGGATGTTCTTAAGAGCAACTAGCATCATAGAAATATGCAGTGCTCCACACTTGGGTGATCGAATGCCCCAAAAGTcaatttcaaatgtttcagaaagATCTGAAAAAATGTGAATGTTCACAAGACATGTGTCAAATAGCCTATACAAAATTTCAGATCCAACCTCAAAATACACATCGAGAAACAAAAAAGAAGGCAAATTCAACATGAATAGTGCCATTGGAAGACAAGCAAAAATGGCGCTATTCACTTCTAGAtttatatttttttttgtttttcaacgTGCATTTGGAATTTGGATCTAGAAAAGACCAACCGGGGGTAAAGTTTCAACTTCTTACCTAGCCCTCCTCTATTTTAATGGTGATGTGCTCCGTACCAGTTCCGCAGGCACCAAAACCTACTGGAAtatccagcccccccccccccccccccccctaacattTCCTGCCTCGCCCACTTGGTTTCAGCCATGCACATTCTTTTCTGCCGCCTCGTGGCCACACGTCTAAAACAGACAATGATAGGTCTATTCATTCTTCCGCGGTGCTTGAGATCAAATATGTAATGGTTTCACGTCAAACTTGTATTACACATGTTAGCCGTGCTCAGAACATAATTAGTCACCCATTAGCAAATCTTGCTCATGTGCACGGTAGAACAGTTGTTTGGTTTAGATATGGTCTTTCCAAAACAGTCCAATTCTGTAGTGCCGAATGTAAGCCCGACAAATAATGAGTATTACAAAAGTTTGCTCGCAAAAAGGAAAAAGCTTTCAAAAAAGGATCCTTTATAATTTCTTCTTCTTTAGGGCATGGACACTCTCATATGTAACGAGAGTGTTATTTGTGATTAAGCGGACCCGAAACGAACGCAATTTGTTCTTCTCCGATCACCTCATCAAACGAATCTCTGAACCTGTAGAGATCAGGACATAGTGCAATAGGGCGATGTTCACAAGTCAATTGTGGGTTACGAACCTTT
Proteins encoded in this window:
- the LOC123191144 gene encoding actin cytoskeleton-regulatory complex protein PAN1 isoform X2 codes for the protein MAAPAAAGSGAVVPAGDGEGWTPSFGDMVWGKVKSHPWWPGHVYSLTLSDDPEVHRGHRHGLVLVAFFGDGSYGWFEPHELVRFEDHFVEKTSQGGSRTFPAAVAESLDEISRRSALALLCPCRGPDTFRFHNEDRMFLLVNVPGFDSNAEYLPEQVTAARERFVPQKMYDFLQNAAVQQRDAAETAARTLPGIEMAAMLMAYRRSRYERYDLTYAESFGVDSKKALEGEVKAENERSQRARPLKGRQKVPEKENAPARGRRGAAGAAARLMEKIMPGAPAIKPKASKKDQYLLKRREDARVPALPPAALPDAAPAPDDGGPPPGFPPAEPQTPPLPSSTGGADEEEFMLQRRALPPADQASDGGATADAAAAATAPNKVAKPKKARKREREEPAEDVATADGEPKKKKKKKKLAELNGGVPSAAPSGDGGGATKPAAFSPPKVDLDGLDLTQSYENDPPEETKKGLDNKPNVVAAAAAVVSDGQPPKPLKKKPVMRPSDPTSAGVKRPPSDRQEEIASKKKIKLDKIKTLAADKKAGLEQKVVTATAAAGGGTTAAAQLRRAGMKEKALAAAKKKVPAAAPVKRTPSPTALMMKFPLKSTLPSVASLKARFARFGPLDIDGIRVYWKSYMCRVIYKFQSDAEAALKYAKANAMFGQVAPNYYLRGVEGGSAGADPGPEAAPPQRSDLRLMETTPFRPGSSGNGAPLTLSKAVPARMSVGLPKSILKKSNDEGGLAAASALRDSPRVKFVLDGGDSMLEPPPLPASFDGNNGPDTAAPVSKIARSLGFAQPPLQPPARPAQPNMQPLMRPQHQQLQPPRAPDSQPLPPPPPLPYQPRINEPSSYQQPRISEPSPYQSRVNEPQMYQPRRTDAPPIFNMQPPYQPRQSDAPPPFNMQPQYQPRHSDGPLALPGQPPLPPYPPRAGFPGQQYSSRSDDMPPARFDNNAGGNTMPVWKRGQKEFDEELMRVMLGIAKLVEPLMDKNGNFPYHLFSRSA
- the LOC123191144 gene encoding proline-rich protein 12 isoform X1: MAAPAAAGSGAVVPAGDGEGWTPSFGDMVWGKVKSHPWWPGHVYSLTLSDDPEVHRGHRHGLVLVAFFGDGSYGWFEPHELVRFEDHFVEKTSQGGSRTFPAAVAESLDEISRRSALALLCPCRGPDTFRFHNEDRMFLLVNVPGFDSNAEYLPEQVTAARERFVPQKMYDFLQNAAVQQRDAAETAARTLPGIEMAAMLMAYRRSRYERYDLTYAESFGVDSKKALEGEVKAENERSQRARPLKGRQKVPEKENAPARGRRGAAGAAARLMEKIMPGAPAIKPKASKKDQYLLKRREDARVPALPPAALPDAAPAPDDGGPPPGFPPAEPQTPPLPSSTGGADEEEFMLQRRALPPADQASDGGATADAAAAATAPNKVAKPKKARKREREEPAEDVATADGEPKKKKKKKKLAELNGGVPSAAPSGDGGGATKPAAFSPPKVDLDGLDLTQVISDLQNLPLLPFYGAGRRISDASHSFILAFRSKHYKKSYENDPPEETKKGLDNKPNVVAAAAAVVSDGQPPKPLKKKPVMRPSDPTSAGVKRPPSDRQEEIASKKKIKLDKIKTLAADKKAGLEQKVVTATAAAGGGTTAAAQLRRAGMKEKALAAAKKKVPAAAPVKRTPSPTALMMKFPLKSTLPSVASLKARFARFGPLDIDGIRVYWKSYMCRVIYKFQSDAEAALKYAKANAMFGQVAPNYYLRGVEGGSAGADPGPEAAPPQRSDLRLMETTPFRPGSSGNGAPLTLSKAVPARMSVGLPKSILKKSNDEGGLAAASALRDSPRVKFVLDGGDSMLEPPPLPASFDGNNGPDTAAPVSKIARSLGFAQPPLQPPARPAQPNMQPLMRPQHQQLQPPRAPDSQPLPPPPPLPYQPRINEPSSYQQPRISEPSPYQSRVNEPQMYQPRRTDAPPIFNMQPPYQPRQSDAPPPFNMQPQYQPRHSDGPLALPGQPPLPPYPPRAGFPGQQYSSRSDDMPPARFDNNAGGNTMPVWKRGQKEFDEELMRVMLGIAKLVEPLMDKNGNFPYHLFSRSA